In Kocuria turfanensis, a single genomic region encodes these proteins:
- a CDS encoding DUF368 domain-containing protein, which yields MPASPAPDHPSTPSGVLPAAQSGATSAGAASAGALGAGGPVRRSLPGNVVRGALIGVVETVPGVSGGTVALVVGIYDELINSAGHVVSAGKRLLLGPDRAAGARHHLARVEWRIVLPVAIGMVAALLTVAGPMSHLVEEHPVTMRALFFGMVLASVGVPLRLAGGALRVRDAAVVAAATVLAFVLVSVPPTTVAPAPLLVVLAAMVAVSALLLPGLSGSFLLLTIGLYQPTLRAVDELDLGYLSLFLLGAALGMVVIVKGLQWLLDRHHRVTMLALTGLMLGALRTLWPWQLEDRTLLAPEGDWWLQLLAAAAGCVVVLVLLAVDARTRARTGHGAQEELAGVESGVEDTDRTR from the coding sequence GTGCCCGCTTCCCCCGCCCCGGACCATCCCTCGACGCCCTCCGGCGTCCTCCCCGCCGCGCAGTCCGGGGCCACCTCCGCCGGGGCCGCCTCCGCCGGGGCGCTCGGCGCCGGCGGCCCCGTCCGTCGCAGCCTCCCGGGCAACGTGGTGCGCGGCGCGCTGATCGGGGTGGTCGAGACCGTCCCCGGCGTCAGCGGCGGCACCGTGGCCCTGGTGGTGGGCATCTACGACGAGCTGATCAACTCGGCCGGCCACGTGGTCTCCGCGGGGAAGCGTCTCCTGCTGGGCCCCGACCGCGCCGCCGGGGCGAGGCACCACCTCGCCCGGGTCGAGTGGCGGATCGTGCTCCCCGTGGCGATCGGCATGGTCGCGGCCCTGCTGACCGTGGCCGGGCCGATGAGCCACCTCGTGGAGGAGCACCCGGTCACCATGCGCGCGCTGTTCTTCGGCATGGTCCTGGCCTCCGTCGGCGTGCCCCTGCGCCTGGCGGGCGGGGCCCTGCGCGTCCGGGACGCGGCGGTGGTGGCGGCCGCGACCGTCCTGGCGTTCGTGCTGGTCTCCGTGCCGCCCACCACGGTGGCCCCCGCGCCCCTGCTCGTCGTCCTGGCGGCCATGGTCGCCGTGTCCGCGCTGCTGCTGCCCGGGCTCTCCGGGTCCTTCCTGCTGCTGACCATCGGGCTCTACCAGCCGACCCTGCGGGCCGTGGACGAGCTCGATCTCGGCTACCTGTCCCTGTTCCTCCTGGGCGCCGCCCTCGGCATGGTCGTGATCGTGAAGGGCCTGCAGTGGTTGCTGGACCGCCACCACCGGGTGACCATGCTGGCCCTCACCGGCCTGATGCTCGGCGCCCTGCGCACCCTGTGGCCGTGGCAGCTCGAGGACCGCACCCTGCTCGCCCCCGAGGGGGACTGGTGGCTGCAGCTGCTCGCCGCCGCCGCGGGGTGCGTCGTCGTCCTCGTCCTCCTGGCCGTCGACGCCCGCACCCGGGCGCGCACCGGGCACGGCGCCCAGGAGGAGCTCGCCGGGGTGGAGTCCGGCGTCGAGGACACGGACCGCACGCGGTAG
- a CDS encoding alcohol dehydrogenase catalytic domain-containing protein has translation MKALVYHGPGHRAWEDVPAPTIQDPTDVIAKVDTTTICGTDLHILKGDVPAVTDGRILGHEAIGTITEVGGAVTGLAAGDRIIIPAITNCGKCSYCKNNQPSHCRTLGGVGWVFGHLIDGTQAEYVRVPFAETSVHKVPEGLDDEDVLFLTDALPTGFEIGILNGSTKPGDTVAIVGAGPVGLGAVMTANLCGAGRVITVDLDENRMDKALELGATDKVNAGDPDAVERIRALSPDGLGVDVAIEAVGIPQTFRTCLDVVRPYGTVANAGVHGRPVELPLDRLWISNVRITTGLVDCRTVGNLLNMVRSGRLDAKAMATHRFTMSQMEEAYDLFGNAAQHRAVKVVIRAD, from the coding sequence ATGAAGGCGCTCGTCTACCACGGACCGGGGCACAGGGCGTGGGAGGACGTCCCGGCCCCCACGATCCAGGACCCGACCGACGTGATCGCGAAGGTCGACACGACGACCATCTGCGGCACCGACCTGCACATCCTCAAGGGCGACGTCCCGGCGGTGACCGACGGCCGGATCCTGGGCCACGAGGCGATCGGCACGATCACCGAGGTCGGCGGCGCCGTGACCGGCCTGGCGGCCGGCGACCGGATCATCATCCCCGCCATCACCAACTGCGGGAAGTGCTCCTACTGCAAGAACAACCAGCCGTCCCACTGCCGGACGCTCGGGGGCGTGGGCTGGGTCTTCGGCCACCTCATCGACGGCACGCAGGCCGAGTACGTCCGCGTCCCGTTCGCGGAGACCTCCGTGCACAAGGTCCCGGAGGGCCTCGACGACGAGGACGTCCTGTTCCTCACCGACGCCCTGCCCACGGGCTTCGAGATCGGAATCCTCAACGGCAGCACGAAGCCCGGTGACACGGTCGCGATCGTCGGGGCGGGCCCGGTGGGCCTGGGCGCGGTGATGACCGCCAACCTCTGCGGCGCGGGGCGGGTGATCACCGTGGACCTCGACGAGAACCGGATGGACAAGGCGCTCGAGCTCGGCGCCACCGACAAGGTCAACGCGGGGGACCCGGACGCCGTCGAACGGATCAGGGCCCTGTCCCCGGACGGGCTCGGCGTGGACGTGGCCATCGAGGCCGTCGGGATCCCGCAGACGTTCCGGACCTGCCTGGACGTCGTGCGGCCCTACGGGACCGTGGCCAACGCCGGGGTGCACGGCAGGCCGGTCGAGCTGCCGCTGGACCGGCTGTGGATCTCCAACGTCCGGATCACCACGGGCCTCGTCGACTGCCGCACCGTGGGCAACCTGCTCAACATGGTCCGCTCCGGCCGGCTCGACGCGAAGGCGATGGCCACGCACCGCTTCACGATGTCCCAGATGGAGGAGGCCTACGACCTGTTCGGCAACGCCGCGCAGCACCGGGCGGTGAAGGTCGTCATCCGCGCCGACTGA
- a CDS encoding CsbD family protein, whose amino-acid sequence MGLGDKISNAAEKAGGAAKEKVGDATDNRDLQAEGQADKLSGSAKQAGENVKDAGKNFKDGI is encoded by the coding sequence ATGGGACTCGGAGACAAGATCAGCAACGCCGCGGAAAAGGCGGGCGGTGCTGCGAAGGAAAAGGTCGGCGACGCCACCGACAACCGCGACCTCCAGGCCGAGGGCCAGGCGGACAAGCTGTCCGGCAGCGCCAAGCAGGCCGGCGAGAACGTCAAGGACGCGGGCAAGAACTTCAAGGACGGCATCTAG
- a CDS encoding NERD domain-containing protein, whose product MPQTIPECPEFPPGFEAEQCVWRALRAQLPADAVLISGQRITGDVDAELDLLVLWPGVGNAVIEVKGGQVALRDGQWHQSGRDGSHRLRRSPLDQARSGMHALLEYLKPRLSRGPGRTTFFAALSYTRLPQGWDAPDAPRDRLLDSTDLDGVAERLRQVLRRSTQAYSPPDRATVELVVKNLRRTHLSLRNVQELARELEDSGNQLTRDQERTLSLLRWQHRAQITGGAGSGKTHLAMLKARRLTRDGFRTALVCYSRGLGRYFQLMSRAWPDAERPAYIGLFHQLPVEWGAEPGEDDDPDHWERRLPRRLGELAAEQPEECRFDAIIVDEAQDFGELWWEALVQCFKDPEQGVLFVFTDEHQRIFDRDGQAPIDLNPFPLDDNLRNTSTIARAFAPLAWEAQRCRNAEGPAVRFVDVEPGAVLDLADDAVVALQHEGWDPGRIALLTTGRRHPVQREIVEAEGFGAYWDGHFAEEDVFYGHVLGFKGLERSAVVLAVNGFHDMARARHMVYVGMSRARSLLVVVGPREVVEEAAGPELLAALDAGEAWRPPAG is encoded by the coding sequence ATGCCGCAGACCATTCCGGAGTGCCCCGAGTTCCCGCCCGGCTTCGAGGCGGAGCAGTGCGTCTGGCGCGCCCTGCGGGCGCAGCTGCCGGCGGACGCGGTCCTGATCTCCGGCCAGCGCATCACCGGTGACGTCGATGCGGAGCTCGACCTGCTCGTGCTCTGGCCCGGGGTGGGCAACGCGGTGATCGAGGTCAAGGGCGGACAGGTCGCGCTGCGCGACGGGCAGTGGCACCAGTCCGGCAGGGACGGATCGCACCGGCTGAGGCGCTCGCCGCTGGACCAGGCCCGATCCGGGATGCACGCCCTCCTGGAGTACCTCAAGCCTCGGCTGTCCCGCGGGCCCGGCCGCACCACCTTCTTCGCGGCGCTGTCCTACACCCGCCTGCCCCAGGGCTGGGACGCCCCCGACGCCCCGCGCGACCGGCTGCTCGACAGCACCGACCTGGACGGCGTCGCCGAACGGCTGCGCCAGGTGCTGCGCCGCAGCACGCAGGCCTACAGCCCGCCCGACCGGGCCACCGTGGAGCTGGTCGTGAAGAACCTGCGCCGCACGCACCTGTCCCTGCGCAACGTGCAGGAGCTGGCGCGGGAGCTGGAGGACTCCGGCAACCAGCTCACCCGCGACCAGGAGCGGACCCTGTCCCTGCTGCGCTGGCAGCACCGGGCCCAGATCACCGGGGGTGCCGGCTCCGGCAAGACCCACCTGGCGATGCTGAAGGCCCGCCGGCTGACCCGCGACGGGTTCCGCACCGCTCTGGTGTGCTACTCCCGGGGTCTCGGGCGGTACTTCCAGCTGATGTCCCGGGCCTGGCCGGACGCGGAGCGCCCGGCCTACATCGGGCTGTTCCATCAGCTGCCCGTCGAGTGGGGCGCCGAGCCCGGCGAGGACGACGACCCCGACCACTGGGAGCGCCGGCTCCCCCGGCGGCTCGGGGAGCTGGCCGCCGAGCAGCCGGAGGAGTGCCGGTTCGACGCGATCATCGTGGACGAGGCCCAGGACTTCGGGGAGCTGTGGTGGGAGGCGCTCGTGCAGTGCTTCAAGGACCCGGAGCAGGGCGTGCTGTTCGTGTTCACCGACGAGCACCAGCGGATCTTCGACCGCGACGGGCAGGCCCCGATCGACCTCAACCCGTTCCCGCTGGACGACAACCTGCGCAACACCTCGACCATCGCCCGGGCCTTCGCCCCGCTCGCCTGGGAGGCGCAGCGGTGCCGGAACGCGGAGGGACCGGCGGTGCGGTTCGTGGACGTCGAGCCGGGGGCGGTCCTGGACCTCGCCGACGACGCCGTGGTCGCCCTCCAGCACGAGGGCTGGGACCCGGGCCGGATCGCCCTGCTGACCACCGGCAGGCGTCACCCGGTGCAGCGGGAGATCGTGGAGGCCGAGGGGTTCGGGGCCTACTGGGACGGGCACTTCGCGGAGGAGGACGTGTTCTACGGGCACGTCCTGGGCTTCAAGGGCCTCGAGCGCTCGGCCGTGGTCCTGGCGGTCAACGGGTTCCACGACATGGCCCGTGCCCGGCACATGGTCTACGTGGGCATGTCCCGCGCACGGTCGCTGCTCGTCGTCGTCGGCCCGCGGGAGGTCGTGGAGGAGGCTGCCGGCCCGGAGCTGCTGGCCGCCCTCGACGCCGGTGAGGCATGGCGCCCGCCGGCCGGGTGA